One part of the Streptomyces lydicus genome encodes these proteins:
- a CDS encoding SpoIIE family protein phosphatase: MISENVPPDGSGRACDIAKAATAELDAQGRVVSWTRAAERLLGYPAEEVLGRPATQLLALPGDVARAAAVARWCRAGDGWGGSVAVRHRDGRDVQLAVQVTAVLDGAVGAERWSVLALEEWRVPGGGVNQLMLEPFLAHAPVGMAVLDTDLRYVWVNDVLERLIPLERRLGRTVDEVLPRLEAEAFNTRMRRVLRTGAPVMDYEFRSPTYADPNQERAYSASFFGLAAPQGGRIGIWYMVIDVTERWRAQERLALLNDASARIGSTLDVTCTAQELADMAVPALADFVAVDLLDSVLRGEEPVPGPVDSTPTMRRSGQQSVNEGCPEAGLAVGEAVQRSPSSPIARCLLAGESLVEPALDLTSSAWVTEDPVRAAVIRRFGFRSVMVAPVQARGITLGAATFFRTRRLGPFTPEDVQLAEELVARAAVCVDNARRFTRERTAARMMQQNLLPHELSGGSALEVASWYFPADAPSGVGGDWFDVIPLSGARVALVVGDVVGHGINAAATMGRLRTAVRTLANLDLPPDELLARLDDLVIGLVKTHGAESVAGSENAGVAATFMGATCLYAVYDPVSRRCSMARAGHLPPAVVGPDGAVDLPDLPAGPPLGLGSLPFEAVELELAEGSLIALYTNGLIETCDRDIGVGLSRLTHALAESGPPLTDIGAGVVEALLTGPPSDDAALLLARTRALDARQVASWELSTDPAVVGSARALAGRQLAEWGMDDLLFTTELVVSELVTNAIRHGAGPITLRLIRQDALICEVFDAGSTAPHLRHARTTDEGGRGLFIVAQLTRRWGTRYTPTGKIIWTEQEVSAAA; this comes from the coding sequence ATGATTTCGGAGAACGTGCCGCCGGACGGATCCGGGCGGGCATGCGACATCGCGAAGGCGGCCACGGCCGAACTGGACGCGCAGGGACGGGTGGTTTCCTGGACCCGGGCCGCGGAGCGGCTGCTCGGCTACCCCGCCGAAGAGGTCCTCGGCCGGCCCGCGACCCAGTTGCTGGCGCTGCCCGGCGATGTGGCGCGGGCGGCCGCGGTGGCACGGTGGTGCCGGGCCGGCGACGGCTGGGGCGGATCGGTGGCGGTGCGCCACCGGGACGGCCGGGACGTACAGCTGGCCGTGCAGGTCACCGCCGTGCTGGACGGGGCCGTCGGTGCGGAGCGCTGGTCGGTGCTGGCCCTGGAGGAGTGGCGGGTGCCCGGCGGCGGTGTCAACCAGCTGATGCTGGAGCCCTTTCTGGCGCACGCCCCGGTCGGTATGGCCGTACTGGACACCGATCTCCGCTACGTCTGGGTGAACGACGTGCTGGAGCGGCTGATCCCGCTGGAGCGGCGGCTGGGCCGGACCGTCGACGAGGTGCTGCCCCGGCTGGAGGCCGAGGCGTTCAACACGCGGATGCGGCGGGTGCTGCGGACCGGCGCCCCGGTGATGGACTACGAATTCCGCAGTCCCACCTACGCCGACCCCAACCAGGAACGCGCCTACTCGGCGTCCTTCTTCGGGCTGGCCGCCCCCCAGGGCGGCCGCATCGGCATCTGGTACATGGTCATCGACGTCACCGAGCGCTGGCGCGCCCAGGAGCGCCTCGCCCTGCTCAACGACGCCAGCGCCCGGATCGGCAGCACCCTGGACGTCACCTGCACCGCGCAGGAGCTGGCAGACATGGCGGTGCCCGCGCTCGCCGACTTCGTGGCGGTCGATCTGCTGGACTCGGTCCTGCGCGGTGAGGAGCCGGTGCCCGGGCCGGTCGACAGCACCCCGACGATGCGTCGCTCCGGGCAGCAGTCGGTCAACGAGGGCTGCCCGGAGGCGGGCCTCGCGGTGGGCGAAGCCGTCCAGCGCTCGCCGTCCTCCCCGATCGCGCGCTGTCTGCTCGCGGGCGAGTCCCTGGTCGAACCCGCCCTGGACCTCACCAGCAGCGCCTGGGTGACCGAGGACCCCGTACGGGCCGCGGTGATCCGCCGCTTCGGGTTCCGTTCGGTGATGGTGGCGCCGGTACAGGCCCGCGGCATCACGCTGGGCGCGGCGACGTTCTTCCGGACCCGCCGGCTGGGCCCCTTCACGCCGGAGGACGTACAGCTCGCCGAGGAGCTGGTCGCCCGCGCGGCGGTGTGCGTGGACAACGCACGCCGCTTCACCCGCGAGCGCACCGCGGCCCGGATGATGCAGCAGAACCTGCTGCCGCACGAGCTGAGCGGCGGCTCGGCGCTGGAGGTGGCCTCCTGGTACTTCCCGGCCGACGCCCCGAGCGGGGTGGGCGGCGACTGGTTCGACGTGATTCCGCTGTCCGGGGCGCGGGTCGCCCTGGTCGTCGGGGACGTCGTGGGGCACGGCATCAACGCCGCGGCGACCATGGGCCGGCTGCGCACCGCGGTGCGGACGCTGGCCAATCTGGACCTGCCGCCCGACGAGCTGCTGGCGCGCCTGGACGACCTGGTGATCGGGCTGGTCAAGACGCACGGCGCGGAATCGGTGGCGGGTTCGGAGAACGCCGGGGTGGCCGCCACGTTCATGGGGGCGACCTGCCTGTACGCGGTGTACGACCCGGTCAGCAGGCGCTGCAGCATGGCGCGCGCCGGGCATCTGCCGCCCGCGGTCGTCGGGCCCGACGGCGCCGTCGACCTGCCCGACCTGCCCGCCGGACCGCCGCTGGGCCTGGGGTCCCTGCCGTTCGAGGCGGTCGAGCTGGAGCTGGCCGAGGGCAGCCTGATCGCGCTCTACACCAACGGGCTGATCGAGACCTGCGACCGGGACATCGGCGTCGGGCTGTCCCGGCTGACCCATGCCCTCGCGGAGTCCGGCCCGCCGCTGACGGACATCGGCGCGGGCGTGGTCGAGGCGCTGCTGACCGGCCCGCCGTCCGACGACGCCGCGCTCCTCCTGGCCCGTACCCGCGCGCTGGACGCCCGGCAGGTCGCCTCCTGGGAGCTGTCCACCGACCCCGCCGTGGTCGGCAGCGCCCGCGCCCTGGCCGGCCGGCAGCTGGCGGAGTGGGGCATGGACGACCTGCTGTTCACCACGGAGCTGGTGGTCAGCGAGCTGGTCACCAACGCCATCCGGCACGGCGCCGGCCCCATCACCCTGCGGCTGATCCGGCAGGACGCGCTGATCTGCGAGGTCTTCGACGCCGGCAGCACCGCCCCGCACCTGCGCCACGCCCGCACCACCGACGAGGGCGGCCGCGGGCTGTTCATCGTCGCGCAGCTCACCCGGCGCTGGGGCACCCGCTACACCCCGACCGGGAAGATCATCTGGACCGAGCAGGAGGTGTCGGCCGCCGCGTAG
- a CDS encoding amino acid permease — MTTPPSGHVAAPPAPPGNGAAPGHSGLQSGLKNRHLSMIAVGGVIGAGLFVGSASGIAAAGPGILLSYALVGALVVFVMRMLGEMAAANPTSGSFSAYADRALGRWAGFSIGWLYWFFWVVVLAVEATAGAAILTSWVPAVPQWAWALIVMIVLTATNLASVASFGEFEFWFAGIKVVAIAAFIVLGGLAIFGVLPGTGHAATGFGNLTSHGGFLPHGPSAILTGVLMVVFSFMGSEIVTLAAGESEDPQRAVTKATKSVIWRVGIFYLGSILVVVSLLPWNDPSIAKKGSYVAALDSIGIPHAGQIMNVIVLTAVLSCLNSGLYTASRMAFSLGQRGDAPKGFARTNSRGVPQTAIVASVLFGFLAVGFNYLWPDTVFQFLLNSSGAVALFVWLVICFSQLRMRGIILRENPDKLLVRMWLFPYLTWATIAMISFVLVYMLTDDSPGGGRIQVLLSVLLAVIVVGISLVRDRIGGRAEQAAVKAP; from the coding sequence ATGACCACACCTCCCTCCGGCCACGTGGCCGCTCCGCCCGCTCCCCCCGGTAACGGTGCGGCCCCTGGACACTCAGGACTGCAGTCCGGCCTCAAGAACCGTCATCTGTCCATGATCGCCGTCGGTGGCGTCATCGGCGCCGGCCTCTTCGTCGGCTCCGCCTCCGGCATCGCCGCCGCCGGCCCCGGCATCCTGCTGTCCTACGCGCTGGTCGGCGCGCTGGTCGTCTTCGTGATGCGGATGCTCGGCGAGATGGCGGCCGCCAACCCGACCTCCGGCTCGTTCTCCGCCTACGCGGACCGGGCGCTCGGCCGCTGGGCCGGCTTCTCCATCGGCTGGCTGTACTGGTTCTTCTGGGTCGTGGTGCTCGCCGTGGAGGCGACCGCCGGCGCGGCGATCCTCACCAGCTGGGTCCCGGCCGTCCCGCAGTGGGCCTGGGCGCTGATCGTGATGATCGTCCTCACCGCCACCAACCTGGCCTCGGTCGCCTCCTTCGGTGAGTTCGAGTTCTGGTTCGCGGGCATCAAGGTCGTCGCCATCGCGGCCTTCATCGTCCTCGGCGGCCTGGCGATCTTCGGCGTGCTGCCCGGCACCGGCCACGCGGCCACCGGCTTCGGCAACCTCACCTCGCACGGCGGGTTCCTGCCGCACGGACCCAGCGCGATCCTCACCGGCGTGCTGATGGTCGTCTTCTCCTTCATGGGCAGCGAGATCGTCACCCTCGCCGCCGGTGAGTCCGAGGACCCGCAGCGCGCGGTCACCAAGGCCACCAAGAGCGTCATCTGGCGGGTCGGCATCTTCTACCTGGGCTCGATCCTCGTGGTCGTCTCCCTGCTGCCGTGGAACGACCCCTCGATCGCCAAGAAGGGCTCGTACGTCGCGGCCCTCGACTCCATCGGCATCCCGCACGCCGGCCAGATCATGAACGTCATCGTGCTGACCGCGGTGCTGTCCTGCCTCAACTCCGGCCTCTACACCGCCTCCCGGATGGCCTTCTCGCTCGGCCAGCGCGGCGACGCGCCCAAGGGCTTCGCCCGGACGAACTCCCGCGGCGTCCCGCAGACCGCCATCGTGGCCTCGGTCCTCTTCGGCTTCCTCGCGGTCGGCTTCAACTACCTGTGGCCGGACACCGTCTTCCAGTTCCTGCTGAACTCCTCGGGCGCGGTGGCACTGTTCGTCTGGCTGGTCATCTGCTTCTCCCAGCTGCGGATGCGCGGGATCATCCTGCGCGAGAACCCGGACAAGCTGCTCGTCCGGATGTGGCTGTTCCCGTACCTGACCTGGGCGACGATCGCGATGATCTCGTTCGTGCTGGTGTACA